One window of Oncorhynchus masou masou isolate Uvic2021 chromosome 28, UVic_Omas_1.1, whole genome shotgun sequence genomic DNA carries:
- the thtpa gene encoding thiamine-triphosphatase isoform X2: MESTMSVEVERKFVCDADIQKQLEEIGAVCIGQKQFQDKYFDTPDFLLTLRDVWLRCRQGCWELKCTTVTKAEDIVGEPQKAELCSRYQEITNLSQIQLKVREFMTEEFTTQRCSFTFGGEGDESGVRVDLDQADFGYCVGEIEVLVPQGEDIQSALRKIEKTAQRLGLSGDQRVQGKMDVYLQRYCPEHYAKLLSAYIL; encoded by the exons ATGGAG AGTACAATGAGTGTGGAAGTGGAGAGGAAATTTGTCTGTGACGCTGACATTCAGAAACAATTGGAAGAGATAGGAG CGGTGTGTATTGGTCAGAAACAATTCCAAGACAAGTATTTTGACACCCCAGACTTCCTTCTCACCTTGAGAGATGTGTGGTTGCGTTGTCGCCAGGGATGTTGGGAACTCAAATGCACTACAGTTACAAAGGCAGAAGACATAGTGGGGGAGCCTCAGAAGGCAGAACTGTGTTCACGCTATCAGGAGATAACCAATCTGTCTCAAATTCAGTTGAAAGTGAGAGAGTTCATGACAGAAG AGTTCACAACACAGAGGTGTTCATTCACTTTTGGGGGGGAAGGAGATGAAAGTGGAGTGCGTGTAGACCTTGACCAGGCCGACTTTGGCTATTGTGTAGGGGAGATAGAGGTTCTCGTGCCACAGGGAGAAGACATTCAGTCTGCACTGAGGAAGATTGAAAAGACTGCCCAAAGACTGG GTTTGTCTGGCGATCAGAGGGTTCAAGGAAAAATGGATGTGTACCTGCAAAGATACTGCCCAGAACACTATGCAAAATTACTAAGTGCATATATATTGTAA
- the thtpa gene encoding thiamine-triphosphatase isoform X1 translates to MESTMSVEVERKFVCDADIQKQLEEIGAVCIGQKQFQDKYFDTPDFLLTLRDVWLRCRQGCWELKCTTVTKAEDIVGEPQKAELCSRYQEITNLSQIQLKVREFMTEGNGEQKTANQTHPVVHQDTPKTEGAENCPTGNESWLMELNLVCFAEFTTQRCSFTFGGEGDESGVRVDLDQADFGYCVGEIEVLVPQGEDIQSALRKIEKTAQRLGLSGDQRVQGKMDVYLQRYCPEHYAKLLSAYIL, encoded by the exons ATGGAG AGTACAATGAGTGTGGAAGTGGAGAGGAAATTTGTCTGTGACGCTGACATTCAGAAACAATTGGAAGAGATAGGAG CGGTGTGTATTGGTCAGAAACAATTCCAAGACAAGTATTTTGACACCCCAGACTTCCTTCTCACCTTGAGAGATGTGTGGTTGCGTTGTCGCCAGGGATGTTGGGAACTCAAATGCACTACAGTTACAAAGGCAGAAGACATAGTGGGGGAGCCTCAGAAGGCAGAACTGTGTTCACGCTATCAGGAGATAACCAATCTGTCTCAAATTCAGTTGAAAGTGAGAGAGTTCATGACAGAAGGTAATGGGGAGCAAAAAACTGCCAACCAGACGCACCCAGTGGTCCATCAAGACACACCCAAAACTGAAGGTGCAGAGAATTGCCCTACAGGGAATGAGTCCTGGCTAATGGAGCTGAATCTGGTTTGCTTTGCAGAGTTCACAACACAGAGGTGTTCATTCACTTTTGGGGGGGAAGGAGATGAAAGTGGAGTGCGTGTAGACCTTGACCAGGCCGACTTTGGCTATTGTGTAGGGGAGATAGAGGTTCTCGTGCCACAGGGAGAAGACATTCAGTCTGCACTGAGGAAGATTGAAAAGACTGCCCAAAGACTGG GTTTGTCTGGCGATCAGAGGGTTCAAGGAAAAATGGATGTGTACCTGCAAAGATACTGCCCAGAACACTATGCAAAATTACTAAGTGCATATATATTGTAA